CCACCACCACCCCACCACAATACATCACCAAGCACCAGCACCCACTACCATCCACCACCAACCCCCCACAATCCACCACTCGCCACCATCCATCAccaatcaccacaaccaccaccgcccaccacccaCCGCCACCTATCTTTGATACgttaaatcaaaataaaaaacaagggttttGAGAGATTTTACCTGACAAATAATAAGATCACCATTATCTTCATATTCTTTAACAGAAACCCCTGGccttttccttttcttctcttcttcttcttcctccttttcttcttcttcttctacctccttttcttcttgctcttcttcttctacCTGTTGTTTTCCTTTATCTTGAACTTCATCTTCTTTCTGAACAAGGAATTCATTAACAATTTCCCTAATAAATTTCTTCTCCTGTTTACCAGATAAATCAAACCCAAGTTTATCTCCAgctaattttctgattttggaTTCAGTCATTACATTCATGTCTGAAGTTTTCAGTATTTTTATCACTGTCTTCTTgatttcatctttgttgttttcttcttccatttttgGTAACAAACTAGGGTTTATGAAATTGACAGAGATTGAGCAAAAAGGACTCTTTTTAAGGCAATTTTATGTTTTATTGTTGTTTCAGCTAGGGTTTGGTTTGGGTTTTGTAAGATTTGATGATGTAATAAGATCTACTCGGTCCGCTATTGGTCAAGACACTGTTACAAggcttttatattttgtttttaatCCTGGGGCTGGGCTGGGACTGGGAGGATACTTTGGGCTTCTGGAGTCCGATTTTATGCGCGCTCTCGCAACCACCCAGAATCTACGCTAGTAggctcttatatagtcttcaatatTCCCTAAAATTACTATGACTAGGAAAAAAAGgaaattgtatatataatttgagaccGAAATACGGATTCCAGAATAAAAGTTAGTTCAAAAGCTTGAGTTCTAGAGCTTCTGGTCCCCTACCAATAGAAATTGAGGATTACCAATCTACGGTAATACAAAACATAACCTATCACTCCTACCTGACCAATAGAATCGAGTGTTTCCATTCTTTCTTGGAATGTTCGATACACATGAAACACCAGTGGCGATGATTACCACTCTACCTTAAGTCTAATCTCTAAACCGTACAACATTTTACTGCTTCCTTTGATTTTAATTGCATCTTCCATCGCTCAATGTAAAAAATAGTGCAGAGACACAGTCTATCTTCTTCGATTTCAATTGCATCTTTTGTTGCTGGATATAACTCAATCGCATCTTCTGTTGCTAGACATAATTAATGACGCAGAGACGCGACCATGTTAACGGGTTCAACTGTTATTGGCAGATGCACATATTGAATCCCGTCGTTTGTTTGTGGACCCTAATCCCATTATTTattgatctatttttttttttgctattttttttaCTGGATTTTTgttgtgtttagggtttccttatGTTGAAGAGAAGAGGGCACTAGCGATGACCTTGCAGCTTCGAAACTGTGGGAAGCTGATATGGCTATGGCTCACTATGCTGTTGGACTGATCTTAAACATACTTTGGTCAGTAATACTTTTAGTTTTTTGACACtgtttattttttaaattaaggGTGTTTTTTCATCAAGTTGTGCTTAAGTTTATATATATTTGATACCTATTCTGTGGCACTAGCCATGACCTTGCAGCTTTGAAACTGTGGGAAGCTGATATGAGCTTGCAGTGGCTTCGACATGCGGAAATATTTTTGTAATTAACTTTCCTTGAACAAATGATGTTAATAGTAGATTAAGATTGTATTTGTTAAGTTGCTTTTTCTTTTATtgttattgtatatatttatatgGCTAACATGCTTTTCTATCTGAAGCTATTACGATAGCAAAGCTAAGGAGAGCACAATTTATTACCAATAAGCCCCTCCTCCTTGGGATTCGTAACCTGGAAGATCCTtaccatcatcttcttctctaGCTTTAGATGTATTATTAGACTCCAAATAATAATCTAGAACCGGTTGATCGTAAGTAGGTCACAATAACATCATCgcgtggtggtggtagtaaatCTGATGGGGAGGACTTGGCGATAGAACTGGGGAGTCTTTAGTACTTTCAATTTCATCCTAAAACGAAATATTATAGCAGTGGTAAGGCTAAAAACATTACTTTCTAAATAAATTCTATTAAAACTTAGCTATAAATAGGAATAATATAATAATACACAACCAACCCAAAAACATCTCACCATTTCTAATGCTTTTGTATTATTTCTTGTTGGAGGAAATATTTGTATCTGGCGTCTTCCATCCTTATTCGAACGTCATTGCCCGCTGATCTTCAGAAGGAAAGAATGCTTAGTGCCCCCACTAGATGGTTCGAGCTCATCAATTAAGCTTAAGAGGGAAAATGGATATTGGTGTAGGTAATGTTTAGATTGATCTTTATGCAGTTTTATGGAAATTATACTATTTCATTCTAGGTAGTGTGAGGTATTTAACTGGTGTTGTGCCTTCGAGTTTTGTTTGCCTGGTGGTATGTACCTTATAATTGCATTGACAAGCAGTAGCAGTGTTATGTCTAGATAACATCCATTTCTTGTTGGCATTTTACTTCCCTATGTTCTTATTACGTCCAAGGATTATTTGTCTGCAAATATGTATGTACCTTATAATTGGAATAACAAGCATTAGTGTTGTGTCCATCTGGCATCCAATTCTTGCTGGCATTTTACTTCCTTAGATTAGTAAAGTTTTACCTACCACAACTTTCATTTTTTCTATTCAGTTGATTTTTCAGCCAAAGTTCGCCTATGACAACTTTCAATTTTTCCTTGGATGTTCACAGTTAGTAAAGTTTGTGTTTCTAAATTATTGTGTTTTTTAATTCATAAATTGATATGTTAAGTATACTTCTCTTATGGATCAATTGATAGGTATTGGGTTGTTCATGAGCACTTCTTTTATGGATCAGTGTTTTGAATGGAACCATTTTTATAAATTgtttgaacaaggaaacaagcTTAGCTTGCCACATGAATAAAAACCACTTGGATTGACAGAACCTGCAACTAATGAAGAGTGACAATGTCTGTGGCTGAAGTATACAATAGTTCTGTAATTTTTGTGCCAAAGAAATAGTTTAATTACTTGAAAGAACCGGCAATGAGGACGGTTGGTGCAATCAAAATGCACCTTTGTTTCTTATGATTTAATTGCGACAAAGGTTATGGCTGGAGACTCCCCATGTTTCTGCaattttttttaatcttcttACTAATttattatttggttttgtttgttAGATACATCGTGATTTCTGTGCAAAGGATTTAGAACCTGTatcacttgttgtttggtggaaaggAGGAACAATTATTAGTGGGATTGTGGGGATCCCTCTTTGCATTATATATTTGCTTATCTAGCTCTCTTTTGTACTGAAAAACTTTATTGTATTTAGAATTTATAAAGCCACGAGAGTGATGACGAGATTCCACCAATGAAGATGAAGAGCAGGGCGAAGACAACAATGAAGTTGAAGAAACCTAACGTAAGTTGATGAATGGGGATCATGAGGCTGAATTAGACACTGCATTTTTGAGGCAATACTGATTTTTTATAGGATTTTAAATATTTTAAATTTGTAA
This portion of the Papaver somniferum cultivar HN1 chromosome 11, ASM357369v1, whole genome shotgun sequence genome encodes:
- the LOC113322031 gene encoding RNA polymerase II transcriptional coactivator KELP-like; amino-acid sequence: MEEENNKDEIKKTVIKILKTSDMNVMTESKIRKLAGDKLGFDLSGKQEKKFIREIVNEFLVQKEDEVQDKGKQQVEEEEQEEKEVEEEEEKEEEEEEKKRKRPGVSVKEYEDNGDLIICQLSSRRKVTIQEFKGKALVSIREYYEKDGKELPSTKGISLTAEQWFTFSKSVPGIEQAIKKMQTRSR